The Phaseolus vulgaris cultivar G19833 chromosome 5, P. vulgaris v2.0, whole genome shotgun sequence genomic interval taaaatgtttttttatgaacaaactaattttgtttttattatcgAAATCTTTTACAAGTATACACTCATCCGATAGTGATATTGAATCTAAAAATCGATAATTAACCCGCCGCATCTAGTAGtcaaaaataaattcatataaCAAAGTTAAAACTAATTGATCGAGTATAAAAAGTTCAAATCAACAAGAAGAAGTTGAGAGAATTAGTTAATTATTTCTAAGATTTTGTtaataaataacattataatttaGGTAAATAGATGTctcaataaaatttaaagagattaaaaagtttacacaaaattataaatttttatatcttatggataaattgaaaatgaataattttaattgCTAATTAGATGATTAGTTAATCTtgtgtttaaaaatattaatcaatGTTGTATCTTAAGAACTGGTGTGTACTGGAATATCAACCATTTATTTATCGGGATCatacaaaaatatcaaaatgcattaattcatttatttactcgttagaaataaaaattaaacatgaAAACATTAGGCACTCACctttaaattaaaactaaatcaaaTCATAAATCATTCTACAAATAAAGttgtaataatatattatataatcaaaTGCAAAACAGTCTAATTAAATTCAATAAGATAATAtgcaataaatttaaaatatatatacaatttAAATAAGATATTAGATAATCAAAATTGAATCTGCtacttaatttaaatttgaaatcaaaatcaaattttatcaTAAGTTCCTTAACACTTGACTCAAAGCTGCTTAAATAAACTAGCTCATTTTTTTTCACACTTCCTCAACCAAACCCTCAATATATTGttcattattttttcatatttgttaacctttacaaaatattgtttttataaatatatattaaataattatataaataaatatattcattttaaaatatatttttaattattaaaatacaatatcaatatatatataaatatatttcaaagtTAAATATTATCAACAATAGTTACTTCTTCAAATTGTTCAAACAAAACATGCAGTGATAATGAATCATCTAATGTGTAAAGACATTGTTTGCCATCAAGACTggtaaaaagaataaaaaaataataattgaaacatctaataacaacaaataaaagacaagaaacaaaatatttttcaatatcacattaatttagaatcttaacaatacattttaaaatatattttaattattaaaatacaaatatatatgtTTCCAAGTTAGATAAtattaacaaacaaaataaagtaaaactgtgaataatttacttttaaaaaaaggtTAACGTGTAAAATTTATATGTTTCTATACAAAAATTgcttaaacaaataaaatttgttatatATGCAAAAGTGGGGTTTTATCACCATGGTTTATGCTTTGAAACAAACCTTGATTAATCAAATAACATATACatttacattaataaaaaaattatgttttctacggatatcatcaaagtaattatatataaatattatttatatttttaatacaatatatataatgtaaattacaaatatatattatttgaaatttttattttgattccAGTAAAAACAGTAGTTTTAGGTTTAAAACTCTAAGAAAATAGAATTGACCATTTttcagtttttaattttttgttattttttattttataagttatttatccaaaattttagttttgaaaaaaaatattattaaatcaaattaaatatatattgaaaatgACAACCGAGTAGGTGGATAGTGAAAATGCACTGAAATTTATTTTGACTAAAACAAAGAAACAACCATTTTCTTTGAAGTTTCCCAATGCAGGGTTGATTCGATGATTCCAGAGTCATTGCTTCATtagtcaataattttttttaatagtgttGTAAAGtcacattttaataatattttaatttaattttaattgtttttaaattacagatatttaattatcatatttaaattattttagtgttattttgactatgtaaaaaataatattgtaattaaacaaaatataaacttgtGGTGGCGAATCTTTAGGGTGGTTTCTTTTATCCAACTTTTTTTCTGTTCATATTTGTTGATACTGGAAAGTTTTCTGttgttatttttcataaatattttaggtttgttttttattattagatattgtgaaattattttttattagtcattgttttgatttttttttatctagatTTTAGGGtgtaaaaattacttttaaaataaacaattgaTTTTACACTTTGTTTGGTATAACTTATTTTACTATTTAAGTATATTGATTTCATGAAGATTATTTGagataatttaaagaaaaaaagaagtcatgttaaaaatgaaaaggaactgagagttttgaaaatattattttttgaatgacCAGTTTACCCTATGTAAATTctctatttaaattttttttataataattatatttattaagtttCTTTTTATAACATCACTTTAATCACAAGTTTAGAGTAAGTTTAAGACTTAAAAAAGTCAAAACTCATCATATATTACTAAATGTTTTATTAAGTTTTTCACAATATAAAGCATTAATTTACGTGATTGAAATCATTAGTGAAGTTAATGATATATTGTACGTATTTTTATATCAAGATCACTTATCATCTAAAATCTTCAATTTCACACGAACATCGTTCACATTCCTTCTGTTGTTCAAAATAATGATACAATTATAGATAATTGAataatgttataaataattaaaaattacctAATAGATAttataagatttaaaaaaaagttaaaactataatttttttaaaaagatatttatcaaaattatattatattaaaattttcataatttaaaaattgactACACAAAGTTCCCAAATGAGCACTTATAAATCTATATCGACAAACTGAGAATTGATAGAAAATTTATTCATCTATATATGTCATTTCTATTTAAAcattaatttctattaaaaaaaatatatttaaacattaatttattcatttatgtacattatttttatttaaataataattaaactgTACTATAAAGACGAACCTGCACGCTCACGTACACTATATtgcttaattatttaatttttttatgagagAAAAACAATGGATAACATTTAtagattaataaattttaactgaaattaatttatataaaaaaaatcactgcATACTTTTTAATcacaataaaatttatttcttgaatcttattttttttgttttcaccCTGACTTTGTGGAAGATTTAAACCAATAATTTTATAACAAGAATATATATAGTTTTGATTtccttaatttaaatttaaccattTAGTTATTTTGTTTTGTGAGATTTTTTTTGATGGAATTGGAACTCCAAACCGAGTGTAGTAATTGTGAGGAGTTATTAAGTAAAAAGGCCGAACCGAAAGCCGAAAGAGGCCCAGTTGGAGGGTTCAAAAAGCAAAAAGAAGGAGGAAGAGATCCGAGTAATGGATGTTTCTAGAAGGTTAGAGGATTCTCCAGACATCTCTGGGACCAATTGAGTGGAGCACGTCTTTTGTTTCGTTAAAAACTGGGAATTTAAGAAGTGCAAAGGtcacaaacacaaatattaaaCACAAACCCAAAATACCACACCGGCCCCAGACCAAACTAACTCAAGAGTCACTCCCTCTACTCTCTCTAGCCCCCTTTATTAGGATTGTTCCAGAACCTCTCAAAACCCTTTTTCTCATTCTTTCTCTCTGTTTTTCGATCGCCTTCCACTGGTAAACCCTATTTCCTCTTTCCTTAGATTTCTCTTCCTTTTGCCTCTTTTTCTCATAGATCTGTGTCTCCTCCTTAATATATCCATGCATTTTCTCTGCAATTAAGGTTTATGTTACCGCCTCTTGAATTAAGAGGAGGTTTTTTTGTTGTGTTCAGTCTTTTGCTTGTTGCCTGAATTTATGAATGTTAAACTGCAGTTTTGTTGGGAAGTGTGGAATGATTTGATCTCCGAAGCTTGGTTTATCATGCAAGAtgttgttttgtttctttttcaagatgatattttttttaaatggaatTTGTAGTGCTGAATGTTGTGCTATCGACGTTAGAATGTATTTGAATAACTGTTGTATTTGATTGTTGCTGCTGTGACAGTGCATGAGTTGGTATTCTAggcatttttattttaagggCAAGAAATTGTGTTGATGTGACACGGGACTTGTTTTGTTTTCCTCCATCAGGTATTTTTTTGGACTTAGAGATCAAGCAAAAATGAGTGTGGTTGGATTTGATTTTGGTAACGAAAGCTGCATTGTTGCGGTTGCAAGACAGAGGGGGATTGATGTGGTGCTCAATGATGAGTCCAAGCGTGAAACACCTGCAATTGTATGCTTTGGTGACAAACAACGGTTTCTTGGGACCGCTGGAGCTGCAACTACTATGATGAATCCAAAGAATTCTATCTCACAGATAAAGAGCTTGATTGGTAGACAATTTTCAGATCCTGAACTGCAGCGAGATCTGAAAACTTACCCTTTTCTTGTCACCGAAGGGCCTGATGGATATCCATTGATTCATGCAAGGTACTTGGGTGATGTTAAAACATTTACACCTACCCAAGTGTTTGGAATGATGTTATCAAACCTTAAAGAAATAGCTGAGAAAAATCTGAATGCTGCTGTTGTTGATTGTTGCATTGGAATTCCACTTTATTTTACTGATCTGCAGAGGAGGGCAGTCTTGGATGCAGCCACTATAGCAGGGTTACACCCTCTTCGACTATTTCATGAAACAACAGCAACTGCATTGGCTTATGGAATTTATAAGACTGATCTTCCTGAAAATGATCAGCTGAATGTTGCCTTTGTTGATGTTGGACATGCCAGCATGCAAGTGTGCATTGCTGGATTTAAAAAGGGTCAGCTTAAAGTGTTGGCCCAGTCATTCGATAGGTCTCTAGGTGGGAGGGACTTTGACGAGGTTTTGTTCCATTATTTTGCTACAAAGTTTAAGGATGAGTACAAGATTGATGTATTGCAAAATGCTAGGGCTTGTATAAGATTGAGGGCTGCTTGTGAGAAGCTGAAGAAGGTGCTTAGTGCTAATCCAGAGGCACCTCTAAACATAGAGTGTTTGATGGATGAGAAGGATGTCAGAAGCTTTATCAAGCGTGATGAGTTTGAGCAACTAAGTCTTCCAATTTTGGAACGAGTGAAGGGACCATTGGAGAAGGCACTTGCGGAGGCAGGTCTTACAGTTGATAATATTCACGTGGTTGAGGTGGTTGGTTCTGGATCCCGTGTACCTGctataaacaaaatattgacAGATTTCTTCAAAAAGGAGCCTAGGCGGACAATGAATGCAAGTGAGTGTGTTGCCAAGGGCTGTGCATTACAGTGCGCAATTCTCAGTCCAACTTTTAAAGTGAGGGAGTTTCAGGTAATTTTCTTTCTGCTTTGTATTATTCTCTGGTTCAAAAGCCCCCTTGATAATGCAAGACTGTTTAGATCTCAAGAATCATGTTTTCAGCATTTGTTTGATAGGTACATGTTATGTACTTTGAATTGCATTTTCTTTGGTATCTCCCTTTACATTAGATTATAATTTCATTGTAAATTATGCTTAACAACTGCTGGTTTGGTGTGGTGAATTGTTTGTCTTgtgttaatattatattttatataattttgatctTCTGTTTCATGATGTGAAGGTCAATGAAAGCTTTCCTTTCTCAATTTCTCTCTCGTGGAAAGGTTCAAGCTCTGATGCACAGGAAAGTGGACCAGATAGTAAACAAAGTACCCTTGTCTTCCCCAAGGGAAATCCCATACCAAGTTTTAAGGCACTGACAATCTACAGGCAAGGAACGTTTTCTATTGATGTTCAATATGATGATGTGAGTGGTTTGCAAACACCTGCAAAGATCAGCACATACACTGTAAGTTGgtatttaagtttttatttacaTGCAATACACATAATACATTCTTTTGTTAGTCATTTGACTTCAAAGTTAAATGTGCAAAGAGCAGCACATATACTGTAAGTCTGctttaaagtttttatttatatgcACACACAATACATTCTTTTGACAGTCATTTGACGCCCCAATTGTACTAAAATGTATGCAGATTGGCCCTTTTCAATCAACAAAAGGTGAAAAAGCAAAAATTAAAGTTAGAGTTAGGTTGAATCTGCATGGAATTGTATCTATCGAATCTGCAACTGTAAGTCCCTCCCTGTAGCATTGGTTTTTGATTTTCTTATTTCTCCTGTATACCTGTGAAGTTGTTATGGAAGTAAACCATATGGCCCCTGTTTCTTACTTCATATTTTTCTCCCTTAAGCTCTTGGAAGAGGAAGAAATTGAGGTTCCTGTTTCCAAAGAATCAGCAGGAGAAAATACCAAGATGGAAACTGATGAAGCTGCTGCGGATACTGCCACACCTCCTAGCGCCAATGACAATGATGTTAACATGCAAGATGCTAATGTCAATGCCAATCCATCTGCTGATGTCACTGGGGCTGAAAATGGTACCCCTGAGGCAGGAGATAAACCTGTGCAAATGGATACTGATACCAAGGTAATGGTCAAAAGAAAATTTAAGCATATGATTGAAATGTGTTTTGtgtaattgttaatttttttagatgTGATATTTCTATTTTTGATATTTAGATCTTATGTTGTTTTGTGGTTTTCTGTCTATATTTTCTTCTGATAGTATACTCATCAATAAGACACCATTGACAATTGCGATCAGAGTCAGGAGTTTATTAGATCTTAAATGAATTATAATAAATAGTATATTTGGTATATAAGATGATAGTGTGAACTTAATTTTTCTGGACATTGTTTGGATTAATTGTGGTATTTCGCTTTTTTCCTTGTTTTGAGGTGCATGAGGctgtttgttttgttttcagCTCTTCATTTACAATTGACTTAACTCTTGTAAGGTCTTGTTTTCATGTTTCCTTTGTCCAATTTTTGTCAATCAAATActgaaaataatttatcaaacaagaaaataaatcaaGGGTGACCTAACTCATTCCCGTCCAGTAGTTTGAATATTAAATGACCTTTGTATTATGCCCATCTATCAAGTTGTCGATTTGGTCCTTTTTAGGTAGTAATTGAACTGCTTTTACTTGAAACAGGCTGAGGCTCCAAAGAAGAAGGTGAAGAAAATAAATGTTCCCGTGGTGGAGGTAGTTTATGGAGCAATGTCAGTTGCGGATGTTCAGAAAGCTGTCGAGAAGGAGTTTGAAATGGCTTTGCAAGATCGAGTGATGGAGGAAACAAAAGACAAGAAAAATGCTGTAGAGGCTTATGTTTatgacatgagaaacaaggttagAGTtgtcatgattttcttgttatTTTATGTGGAGTATTTTATCGTTACCAGACTAATTTCTTGTTATCATTTCAGCTTAATGACAAATACCAAGAGTTTGTCATTGATTCAGAGAGGGAAGCATTCACTACTAAACTTCAGGAGGTGGAAGACTGGCTATATGAAGATGGTGAAGATGAGACTAAAGGTGTATACATTGCCAAACTAGAAGAGCTCAAGAAGGTGAGATATTTTGGGGATTAAAAAATCTGACCCTAGCTGATTATGGTATTCCTAAGGCCTGGTTGTTTTAGAGATTACTTTCCAAGGATGGAATGAACATAAGTATTATTCATAAAAGTGGGGAAAATGATATGTTTGTGTTTTAGTTTTTACAATCTGATTGGATATTTACTTGATTGCAGCAAGGTGATCCAGTTGAAGAGCGTTACAAAGAATTCACAGAGAGGGGTTCAATAATTGACCAACTCGTCTATTGTATAAATAGTTATAGAGAAGCTGCAATGTCAAGTGATCCCAAATTTGATCACATCGACATCAATGAGAAACAGAAGGTAATTGGTTGATACTGATTCTCTCTTATTCATATTTTCCTATTTGGCATTGAGCTGGACATGTTTtccattttatttgtttttgcaGGTCTTAAATGAATGCTTGGAAGCTGAGAAATGGCTCAGGGAGAAAAAGCTTCAACAGGATACGCTCCCAAAGTATGCCTCCCCTGTACTTTTGTCAGCTGACATAAGAAAGAAAGCTGAAGCTGTTGACAGGTATTTGCTTTTGTTCTTTAGATTTAGGTCTCTCTTCTGTGTGCGGCATTTTCATTAACCTTGCTCAATTGTGTTTCAATAAAAGGTTCTGTAAGCCAATTATGACAAAACCAAAGCCACCTCCGCCAAAGCCAGCCACTCCAGAGGCACCAGCAACCCCACCTCCTCAGGGTGGTGAACAGCAACAGCAGCCGCAACAATCACCATCTCAGGAGAACCCTAATGCCAGCAGTAATGAAAATGCAGGGGACAATGGTAATCCGGCCCCGCCACCACCATCTGCTGAACCAATGGAGACTGAGAAATCAGAGAACACAGGCTCTGcttaatttttgttgttgattTTGCCATGATCTCTTTCTATGATACGTACATTGTGCCTGAAAAAGTAGGTATGGGTGAGTTGATGCTGGAAAATTTGTTTATGGGTGAATTATGGTCTTGGGCCcggttttttttttgtcaaactCTTACGATCTCTAGGATTTTAGATTATTTGTGTACCATTTTCTATAAGTGGAATTACAATGCTTGTTTTCATTGAGTTAAACCTTCGATTTTCCTTTCGATGTTCCATTTTTTCCCCATTTCCCTTTGTGAATCTTCTTACATTTCTTTCTGCAATTTAGGAGGAATGCCTTTTAATGTTATATAATAGAATCTGTTTTTAGTAAGATTGGTCAGTTAATCATCTTTAGGATCCAGAAGTTGGGCTGAATTCTATAGAgttattgaaattattattcttttaagtattttatttttgacaTATTGAAACATATTCGTTGAAgtcattagtttttttaaaactttttaattGGAAACATTTAAATACAAAATGATTAAATCTGTGATAACTATCATGTGTATTTTTCAAGCTTTTAAATTGAAATCATATGTTGggtaaaattacatttttatatatttattttaaattcttccACTTTCTTATCTTCTAAAGTTGTCTATCCTAATAATATACTTTGCTAacgaaatattttaaattctctaAAAAATAGCAACCTCTAAAGCTCCAAACGCAGAACAAATTTTCAAGTATTGTATAATAATTTACTTAGAGGAGTATTTTATAATTCAAGACtactataatttaattaagttcAAAGGAGAGAGTgatatttaagaaattatagTGATTTTTAGTTAAACACgcaattagtttctatttatgtaaaaaaaatatttagttaataaaTAGAACATTGTGGATTTGTTTTTtgttacatttatttttttcatacaattttattaaaaaaaatgttatgaaaAAGGAACCAACAAAATGGAAGACACAAATCTGAGgtagattttttttacaatagaCTTAAATGAGAGGGAGAAAGAGGTGATTAAAAGATGttgaattttaaagataaatttattttcctaCATAAGGACAAAAAGATATTTTCACATTTACTATGGAGTGCCTCAAACATGtatggaggtgcatgaagaagcAGCCCAAGTAATTATAAGAAGCGCAGCCCATTTGATGGAAACAGGCCCAATTAGTTGTtcttttttccttcttctttcgGGAATTTGCTTTCGTCTACGGTGTGAAGTGTGGAAACTGAAAAAACAGAGAAGGTTGCGAATATCGTTAATAAAAAAACAGGTTCAACACAATTCTACTTTTATGTTGAAAAGACGAAAGAGAAGGTTGCGAATATCATGTATGGGTTTCGAATCTCATTGattgaatatttaattttgaagcACACCTTTTGCAGTTCATGCTTTGTCGCAGAAAATA includes:
- the LOC137835966 gene encoding heat shock 70 kDa protein 14-like is translated as MSVVGFDFGNESCIVAVARQRGIDVVLNDESKRETPAIVCFGDKQRFLGTAGAATTMMNPKNSISQIKSLIGRQFSDPELQRDLKTYPFLVTEGPDGYPLIHARYLGDVKTFTPTQVFGMMLSNLKEIAEKNLNAAVVDCCIGIPLYFTDLQRRAVLDAATIAGLHPLRLFHETTATALAYGIYKTDLPENDQLNVAFVDVGHASMQVCIAGFKKGQLKVLAQSFDRSLGGRDFDEVLFHYFATKFKDEYKIDVLQNARACIRLRAACEKLKKVLSANPEAPLNIECLMDEKDVRSFIKRDEFEQLSLPILERVKGPLEKALAEAGLTVDNIHVVEVVGSGSRVPAINKILTDFFKKEPRRTMNASECVAKGCALQCAILSPTFKVREFQVNESFPFSISLSWKGSSSDAQESGPDSKQSTLVFPKGNPIPSFKALTIYRQGTFSIDVQYDDVSGLQTPAKISTYTIGPFQSTKGEKAKIKVRVRLNLHGIVSIESATLLEEEEIEVPVSKESAGENTKMETDEAAADTATPPSANDNDVNMQDANVNANPSADVTGAENGTPEAGDKPVQMDTDTKAEAPKKKVKKINVPVVEVVYGAMSVADVQKAVEKEFEMALQDRVMEETKDKKNAVEAYVYDMRNKLNDKYQEFVIDSEREAFTTKLQEVEDWLYEDGEDETKGVYIAKLEELKKQGDPVEERYKEFTERGSIIDQLVYCINSYREAAMSSDPKFDHIDINEKQKVLNECLEAEKWLREKKLQQDTLPKYASPVLLSADIRKKAEAVDRFCKPIMTKPKPPPPKPATPEAPATPPPQGGEQQQQPQQSPSQENPNASSNENAGDNGNPAPPPPSAEPMETEKSENTGSA